Proteins from one Candidatus Pantoea bituminis genomic window:
- a CDS encoding arginase family protein, with protein sequence MTRKTLRLSFPQWQGGNNPPYHLGSLLLSFLAPEAKGPVEEVPVASPGNQSLTEVDGITGKPQIISQLNDAAALIEKHDPDALVILGGDCLVSLAPFAHLLKKYGDKLGVLWVDSHPDVQTAEQYPNAHAHVLGALIGTGDQDLVNHVMHKLLPSKIMIAGIHDPLVYESDYLSSHNIATSGPEQVKNGGKEVMDWIAREKIEYLAIHLDLDVLDPSIFRSVLFARPGRGEHDFGDVAEGKLTMEDVLTLINQASSEAEAVGLTIAEHMPWDMINLKNLLNELPLLK encoded by the coding sequence ATGACCAGGAAGACTCTTCGACTTTCTTTTCCCCAGTGGCAGGGCGGAAACAACCCTCCCTATCATCTCGGATCTCTTCTTCTTTCTTTCCTCGCTCCGGAAGCCAAAGGACCAGTAGAGGAAGTTCCGGTTGCCTCACCCGGCAACCAGTCCCTGACCGAAGTAGACGGCATTACCGGCAAGCCACAGATTATCAGCCAGCTGAATGATGCAGCCGCCCTGATTGAAAAGCACGATCCTGACGCGCTTGTCATTTTGGGCGGCGACTGCCTTGTTTCACTTGCACCTTTTGCGCATCTGCTCAAAAAGTACGGGGACAAGCTGGGCGTGCTATGGGTCGACTCCCATCCTGACGTTCAGACAGCTGAACAGTACCCGAATGCCCATGCCCACGTGCTGGGCGCGCTGATCGGTACCGGAGATCAGGATTTAGTGAATCACGTCATGCACAAGCTTTTGCCGTCGAAAATTATGATCGCCGGTATCCACGATCCGTTGGTTTATGAAAGCGACTACCTCTCCAGTCATAATATTGCGACATCAGGCCCTGAGCAGGTCAAAAACGGTGGTAAAGAGGTAATGGACTGGATTGCCAGGGAGAAAATTGAGTATCTGGCAATTCATCTAGATCTTGATGTACTGGATCCGTCAATTTTCCGGTCCGTTCTCTTTGCCCGTCCGGGCCGTGGAGAACATGACTTTGGCGATGTGGCAGAAGGGAAACTGACTATGGAAGACGTGCTCACGTTGATTAATCAGGCGAGCTCTGAGGCTGAAGCCGTCGGACTCACCATTGCTGAACACATGCCGTGGGATATGATAAACCTCAAAAACTTGCTCAATGAACTGCCCCTGCTGAAGTAA